ACAATTACAACAGGATATTACTTTTTGTGTAATATAACGTGTGTCGTAGGTTAATGCAATGAAAAGTAGTAGGAAGTTTGTCTATCGccgaatattttcattttaacatGATCGTTGCGAAGTCGGGAAAGTTTAAAATTCGTATTAATATATGATAcgttctatttaattttgcaaatattatttgcGCATGATCTACTATATACGCCACAGCgtagaaaatcaatttctattaatCGCTTCTATTGCCGAAATTTTATGCTTTGTGATAACGTTGTTTAACGTAAGTGAAAAAAGATAATGAAGACAATGATGATTACGAATTCAGACCCTGACGTTTTTCTTCCTCGAGCATGGCATCAAGTTCGTCAGTGAGATTTGCAAGCATATTTCCGATGTCGTTCAATACATCTGCAGGTTCGCTACCACTGGAATGATGACTTATTACATGACTCTGAAGACTGTTGTTAGAGTTGTTACTTGCATATTCTTGGGCTCGTGCAGACCTCTGCTTTATCGTCCCAGCGTTTTCATTTGCAAAAGGAATTGAATCAGATTCTGTACTGGAACTTGACTGAAACgaacataatattttcaaacgttaatataaacatatgctgtataaaaattataacaatttaCAGGTGTAAATTTTGACAGTAAATTTCAAGTAACACCTATTTTAATGATCTAtagtttaaaatacaaaaagattttataaaaattgtataaagtGAAGTACCTTAAAGCTGGCATCAGAACCATTACGATGTTGCAAAGCGAGAGACGCTATTAATTCATGTTCCTCGTTCACATTAGCACTAACACTACCCCAAGAACGAGACATGGAAGAAGATGGTCGATTCATTTGCGGTGGAGTTGATGGTGCTGGTGCCGGTGCTGGTGGCGGAGGTGAGGGATGATGAAGCAAGTGACGATGTTGATGATGATGTATATGATGATCCTCACAAGAAGCAGTTGGTACAGGTCCGCTGCAATCTATTACAACATCGCCAACTCCCGATCCACCAACACCAACGACAGAAGAACTACTTTCTCTAGAACTCTGGCGTCTTGGAGGAGATGGGGGACAACGCTTCGGAAGATGTGGACTACTTTCAAGTCCATAAGTtagttgatatttattatcgaagtCTCTTGGTAGTGACTTGAATTGCCCTGGAGTTGCTGTGACCtgcaatcaaaatttaatggtaaatttatttactatgatttgagtaaaatttgtaataatagtaaatttgtataatataatttatatttgtatgataTAATGGTttatgttaacaaaaataacatcgTGTTATCTAACTTCGAAGGATCcttaaaaatatagtaaaattaacaaacgtATATTACCTTGGCTATGGGTCGTGGACGAACAAGGCAATGTCTTGGACGTGGAAGAGTTCCACCACCGGCTTCCACAATAGAAGTGTCGTTTGTAGGCGTGAGATCACCATCCTCGAAACTGCGTGGACGCCATTCAATAGGTTGTGGGTGCGTAGAAGGTGCTGGAGATGGAGGATATCCAAGCGGTGCATCTTCTAAGCTTTCTAAGGACTTTCCTCGTGAACCAGAACGTCcaacaatattataatcaGCTGGCAAGGCAGCGTACATACTTCTCCATGCAGTGTTGGACGTGGTATCGCTTCCTCCTCTCTGGAAGGACCTCAAAACAGGCGATGAACAATCTTCATCGGGTGACGGCAAATCGGGACCTCCTCGTTGAATAACTACGTcctaaaagtataattaaaattatctaaatATAAGGAAACAAGTGTATACTAACAAtttgcttttaaatattttcagcttattcaaataaatgatacaGAAGTTGTAAAGAATGTAAAGCTCTTCACTTCATGAATGTAAAGCCAAATTAATTGACACGTAAAAGACAATAA
This portion of the Hylaeus volcanicus isolate JK05 chromosome 4, UHH_iyHylVolc1.0_haploid, whole genome shotgun sequence genome encodes:
- the LOC128875046 gene encoding caskin-1, with the translated sequence MRRISVGGMNRPSKAVTQAKKVAPPAVPDVFRHSGSSFGSAGYASSEDSCFLPGSGSGGTADDGSYGMPSGKSPGPIFTHTGFAFPPVVGKYAHAEDQGIDMTQSPGRDSPGSSGSGSGSRHSTASLDSGRASGYHLGPRGPGALASSPRCSISSLGSHPDRPADLDVVHAWLTELQFEEYFQLFASAGYDLATITRMTPEDLTAIGIKKPNHRKRLKAEIDNLNIGDGLPEHIPGSLEEWLRLLRLEEYLGALHQQGMRSVEDVTTLTWEDLEDIGIVRLGHQKKLLLAIKRVKDIRAGKRIQPLDLARLPPHPGQTQDVVIQRGGPDLPSPDEDCSSPVLRSFQRGGSDTTSNTAWRSMYAALPADYNIVGRSGSRGKSLESLEDAPLGYPPSPAPSTHPQPIEWRPRSFEDGDLTPTNDTSIVEAGGGTLPRPRHCLVRPRPIAKVTATPGQFKSLPRDFDNKYQLTYGLESSPHLPKRCPPSPPRRQSSRESSSSVVGVGGSGVGDVVIDCSGPVPTASCEDHHIHHHQHRHLLHHPSPPPPAPAPAPSTPPQMNRPSSSMSRSWGSVSANVNEEHELIASLALQHRNGSDASFKSSSSTESDSIPFANENAGTIKQRSARAQEYASNNSNNSLQSHVISHHSSGSEPADVLNDIGNMLANLTDELDAMLEEEKRQGLNS